One Lottiidibacillus patelloidae genomic region harbors:
- the rimM gene encoding ribosome maturation factor RimM (Essential for efficient processing of 16S rRNA) — MSKWFNVGKIVNTQGIKGEVRVIASTDFPEERFAKGNVLYIDHAELQEKLEVKVATHRKHKNFDLISFVGYSSINDVERFKGGILQVNEDQLIDLSEHENEFYYHEIIGCLVKTVDGEQLGEVKEILSPGANDVWVVKRKGKNDLLLPYIEDVVKEINIEEKEIIVELLEGLE, encoded by the coding sequence ATGAGTAAATGGTTTAACGTTGGTAAAATTGTTAATACACAAGGAATTAAAGGGGAAGTTCGAGTAATTGCTTCAACTGACTTTCCAGAAGAACGATTTGCAAAAGGTAATGTCTTGTACATTGACCATGCTGAACTTCAAGAAAAGCTTGAGGTGAAAGTAGCTACGCACCGCAAACATAAGAACTTTGATTTAATTTCTTTTGTTGGTTACAGTTCGATTAATGATGTAGAAAGATTTAAAGGTGGAATCCTTCAAGTAAATGAAGATCAATTAATCGATTTAAGTGAACATGAAAATGAGTTTTATTACCATGAAATTATCGGTTGTTTAGTAAAGACAGTTGATGGTGAGCAATTAGGTGAAGTGAAAGAAATATTATCACCAGGAGCGAACGATGTTTGGGTTGTTAAACGTAAAGGGAAAAATGACTTATTACTTCCTTATATAGAAGACGTAGTGAAAGAAATTAATATCGAGGAAAAAGAAATTATCGTCGAACTACTTGAAGGATTAGAGTAA
- the rpsP gene encoding 30S ribosomal protein S16, translating into MAVKIRLKRMGSKKSPFYRLVVADSRSPRDGRFIEEIGYYNPVATPVEVKIDEDAALKWLQDGAKPSDTVRNLFSKAGILEKFHNLKYQK; encoded by the coding sequence ATGGCAGTAAAAATTCGTTTAAAGCGTATGGGTTCAAAAAAATCACCATTTTATCGTTTAGTAGTAGCAGACTCACGTTCACCACGTGATGGTCGTTTCATCGAGGAAATTGGATACTATAATCCAGTAGCAACTCCTGTTGAAGTTAAAATTGACGAAGATGCAGCATTAAAATGGTTACAAGATGGTGCAAAACCTTCTGATACAGTACGTAACTTATTCTCTAAAGCTGGTATCTTAGAAAAGTTCCACAACTTAAAGTACCAAAAATAA
- a CDS encoding KH domain-containing protein, whose protein sequence is MKDLIETIARALVDYPEEVKVLEETKGEKLTYQLTVHPEDTGKVIGKQGRVAKSLRTVVNAAAAGQNKYVTIVIK, encoded by the coding sequence ATGAAAGATTTAATCGAAACGATTGCCAGAGCTCTCGTTGACTACCCCGAAGAAGTGAAAGTCTTAGAAGAAACGAAGGGCGAAAAGCTCACATATCAATTAACTGTACACCCAGAAGATACGGGTAAAGTTATTGGTAAACAAGGCCGTGTTGCGAAATCACTTCGAACAGTCGTGAATGCAGCAGCAGCTGGTCAAAACAAATATGTTACGATTGTGATTAAATAA
- the rplS gene encoding 50S ribosomal protein L19: protein MQKLLQDITQEQIRTDLPTFRPGDTVRVHVKVVEGTRERIQVFEGVVIKRRGGGISETFTVRKISYGVGVERAFPLNSPKIAKLEVIRRGKVRRAKLYYLRALRGKAARIKEVR, encoded by the coding sequence ATGCAAAAATTATTACAAGATATCACTCAAGAACAAATTAGAACTGACCTTCCTACATTCCGTCCTGGAGATACTGTACGTGTACACGTTAAAGTCGTAGAGGGAACTCGCGAGCGTATCCAAGTATTCGAAGGTGTAGTAATTAAGCGTCGTGGTGGTGGAATCAGTGAAACATTTACAGTACGTAAGATCTCTTACGGTGTTGGTGTTGAACGTGCATTCCCATTAAACTCACCAAAGATTGCTAAATTAGAAGTTATCCGTCGTGGTAAAGTTCGTCGTGCGAAGCTTTATTACCTACGTGCATTACGTGGTAAGGCAGCTCGTATTAAAGAAGTACGATAA
- the ffh gene encoding signal recognition particle protein — translation MAFEGLADRLQNTLQKIRGKGKVTEADVKEMMREVRLALLEADVNFKVVKDFINRVKERAVGQDVMKSLTPGQQVIKVVNEELTALMGGEQSKIAVAKKPPTVVMMVGLQGAGKTTTTGKLANHLRKNHNRKPFLVAADIYRPAAIKQLETLGKQLSLPVFSLGDKVNPVEIVKQGIAKAKEEHCDYVIIDTAGRLHIDEGLMDELKDMKDAANPDEVLLVVDAMTGQDAVNVADSFNKQLDITGVVLTKLDGDTRGGAALSVKAVTNTPIKFAGMGEKLDQLEAFHPERMASRILGMGDVLTLIEKAQANVDEEKAKELQQKMKTMSFTLDDFLDQLRQIRSMGPLEDLLGMIPGANKMKGLKDAKVDEKQLVKIEAVIQSMTMKEREQPAIINASRRKRIANGSGTTVQDVNRLLKQFEDMKKMMKQMMGTGKKKKGGMKFPFM, via the coding sequence ATGGCATTTGAAGGCTTAGCTGACCGACTGCAAAATACACTACAAAAAATCCGTGGAAAAGGCAAGGTTACGGAAGCTGATGTAAAGGAAATGATGCGCGAAGTGCGCCTCGCTTTATTAGAAGCTGATGTAAACTTTAAAGTTGTAAAAGACTTTATTAACCGTGTGAAAGAACGTGCGGTTGGCCAAGATGTAATGAAAAGCTTAACTCCAGGTCAACAAGTCATTAAGGTAGTAAATGAAGAGTTAACAGCCTTAATGGGAGGAGAACAAAGCAAAATCGCAGTTGCCAAGAAACCACCTACAGTTGTCATGATGGTTGGTTTACAAGGTGCTGGTAAAACGACAACAACAGGAAAATTAGCAAATCATTTACGTAAAAATCACAATAGAAAGCCATTCTTAGTAGCGGCAGACATCTATCGCCCAGCTGCAATTAAGCAGTTAGAAACATTAGGTAAACAACTAAGCTTACCAGTGTTCTCACTTGGTGATAAAGTAAACCCTGTTGAAATAGTAAAACAAGGTATTGCTAAAGCAAAAGAAGAGCATTGTGATTACGTCATTATCGATACAGCTGGTCGCCTTCATATTGATGAAGGGTTAATGGATGAGCTAAAAGATATGAAAGATGCCGCTAATCCTGATGAAGTATTACTAGTTGTCGATGCAATGACAGGTCAAGATGCTGTCAACGTGGCTGATAGCTTTAATAAACAACTTGATATCACTGGTGTTGTTTTAACAAAGCTAGATGGAGATACACGTGGTGGGGCTGCATTATCAGTAAAGGCGGTTACGAATACACCGATTAAATTTGCTGGTATGGGAGAAAAACTTGATCAGTTAGAAGCTTTCCATCCGGAAAGAATGGCATCTCGTATCTTAGGTATGGGTGATGTGCTAACATTAATTGAAAAAGCACAAGCCAATGTCGATGAAGAGAAAGCGAAAGAACTCCAGCAAAAGATGAAAACAATGAGTTTCACGCTAGATGATTTCCTTGATCAACTAAGACAAATCCGAAGTATGGGACCGCTCGAAGATTTGCTAGGGATGATTCCTGGAGCAAACAAAATGAAAGGATTGAAGGATGCTAAAGTTGATGAAAAGCAACTTGTCAAAATCGAAGCTGTTATACAGTCGATGACGATGAAAGAAAGAGAGCAACCTGCAATCATAAATGCAAGTCGTAGAAAAAGAATTGCGAATGGAAGCGGAACGACAGTACAAGACGTAAACCGTTTACTAAAGCAGTTCGAAGACATGAAGAAAATGATGAAACAAATGATGGGTACCGGCAAAAAGAAAAAAGGCGGTATGAAATTCCCATTCATGTAA
- the trmD gene encoding tRNA (guanosine(37)-N1)-methyltransferase TrmD encodes MKVDVLSLFPEMFSGVFNQSILKKAQEKEIVQFEVTDFRNYTTNKHNKVDDYPYGGGAGMVLTPQPIFDAVDDCIAKAKGTTPRVILMCPQGERFTQQKAEELAKEEHLIFICGHYEGYDERIREHVVTDELSIGDYILTGGELASMVIIDSVTRLLPNALGKAESHQQDSYSTGFLEHPHYTRPASFRGLDVPDVLLSGNHANIEAWRKKESLRRTFQRRPDLLDENKLTDQEKKWLREIKEES; translated from the coding sequence ATGAAAGTAGATGTTTTGTCACTGTTTCCTGAAATGTTTTCCGGTGTATTTAATCAATCAATATTAAAAAAAGCACAAGAAAAGGAAATCGTACAATTCGAAGTAACTGATTTTCGAAATTATACAACAAATAAACATAATAAAGTCGATGATTATCCTTATGGTGGTGGAGCCGGTATGGTATTGACGCCACAGCCAATTTTTGATGCAGTAGATGATTGCATTGCTAAAGCGAAGGGGACAACTCCTCGAGTTATTTTAATGTGTCCGCAAGGGGAACGGTTTACGCAACAAAAAGCTGAAGAGCTTGCTAAGGAAGAACATTTAATTTTTATTTGTGGACATTATGAAGGTTATGATGAACGAATAAGAGAGCACGTCGTAACTGACGAGCTGTCGATCGGTGATTATATATTGACCGGCGGTGAATTAGCAAGTATGGTCATCATTGATAGTGTAACAAGACTTTTGCCAAATGCTTTAGGAAAAGCAGAGTCACATCAACAAGATTCTTATAGTACAGGATTTTTAGAACATCCACATTATACAAGACCAGCTTCGTTTCGTGGTTTAGATGTCCCAGATGTATTATTATCAGGCAATCATGCCAATATTGAGGCATGGAGAAAAAAAGAATCACTTCGTCGAACATTTCAGCGTAGACCAGATTTATTAGATGAAAACAAGCTCACTGACCAAGAAAAAAAATGGCTGCGCGAAATTAAAGAAGAAAGCTAG